Proteins from a genomic interval of Abditibacteriota bacterium:
- a CDS encoding histidine phosphatase family protein, producing MLLYLVRHGETGCNLSKIIQGQSVVSHLNGTGIRQAELVRDRIKGYRIDRVYSSPLLRATETAEIICGALGLPFTREPLLSERNFGVLEGKTREEIERLFPSDRTPWRQTYITAPPGGESLRDVANRARLFVEQLKKTHAPSDRVLAVTHGGALRGIALCLLDLEPEHWRLLSFDNCSITVFELKDRNYLKRLNDTAHLEAEGLTPAEDADNTPASLSAVKER from the coding sequence ATGCTGCTCTATCTGGTGCGCCACGGCGAGACCGGCTGCAACCTGAGCAAGATCATACAGGGGCAGTCGGTGGTCTCCCACCTGAACGGCACAGGCATCCGGCAGGCGGAGCTGGTGAGGGACCGCATCAAGGGCTACCGCATAGACCGGGTCTATTCCTCCCCCCTGCTGAGGGCAACTGAGACGGCGGAGATCATATGCGGCGCCCTGGGCCTGCCCTTTACCCGGGAGCCCCTTCTCAGCGAGAGGAACTTTGGGGTGCTGGAGGGCAAGACCCGGGAGGAGATAGAGCGGCTGTTCCCCTCGGACCGCACCCCCTGGCGCCAGACCTATATCACCGCCCCTCCCGGCGGGGAAAGCCTCAGGGACGTGGCCAACAGGGCCCGGCTCTTCGTCGAGCAGCTGAAAAAGACCCACGCCCCCTCGGACAGAGTGCTGGCAGTCACCCACGGAGGCGCCCTGAGAGGCATAGCCCTGTGCCTGCTGGACCTGGAGCCCGAGCACTGGCGGCTGCTCAGCTTTGACAACTGCTCCATCACCGTGTTTGAGCTGAAGGACAGGAACTATCTGAAGCGCCTGAACGACACTGCCCACCTGGAAGCCGAGGGCCTGACCCCCGCCGAGGACGCGGACAACACCCCGGCCTCCCTCTCCGCAGTGAAGGAGCGGTAA
- a CDS encoding DUF1559 domain-containing protein, protein MKKGFTLIELLVVIAIIAILAAILFPVFNSAMEKARQTQCMSNAKQLGTAFIMYLSDWDQTFPKGIVKDDGSMCIIGDNEWCVYEGHDVVHNDLQANRMKNFSWRAQIGNYVKNDSMFYCPSDTTDAGDSWQVNFRIASYRYNFLMCCGSTGNFGNPASKSIKMKNIAKPADYPLLYETASFHSQNKIVDSFSENTMMIFCDGHASLSRLGDYYNSGDGGVHVDGHWPK, encoded by the coding sequence ATGAAAAAAGGTTTTACGCTCATCGAACTCCTGGTAGTGATAGCCATCATCGCCATTCTGGCGGCTATTCTCTTCCCCGTGTTCAACAGCGCCATGGAAAAGGCGCGCCAGACCCAGTGTATGAGCAACGCCAAGCAGCTGGGCACGGCTTTTATCATGTATCTCAGCGACTGGGACCAGACCTTCCCCAAGGGCATCGTCAAGGATGACGGCAGCATGTGCATCATAGGCGACAACGAATGGTGCGTGTACGAAGGCCACGACGTAGTGCACAACGACCTGCAGGCCAACAGGATGAAAAACTTCTCCTGGAGGGCCCAGATAGGCAACTACGTGAAGAACGACAGCATGTTCTATTGCCCTTCGGACACCACGGATGCCGGCGACAGCTGGCAGGTGAACTTCAGGATCGCCTCCTACCGCTACAACTTCCTGATGTGCTGCGGCTCCACCGGCAACTTCGGCAATCCCGCTTCCAAGTCCATCAAGATGAAGAACATTGCCAAGCCGGCAGATTATCCTCTGCTGTATGAGACCGCCAGCTTCCATTCGCAGAACAAGATAGTGGACAGCTTTTCCGAAAACACCATGATGATATTCTGCGACGGCCACGCCTCTCTCAGCCGCCTGGGTGATTACTACAACAGCGGCGACGGCGGCGTCCACGTGGACGGCCACTGGCCCAAATAA
- a CDS encoding prolyl oligopeptidase family serine peptidase gives MNDTLADAAISIDNIDRFAFTNVSIVRRPVKGIVLSFHGLGFGSEITEQNDRTRRLADMGVVYIFPYYGPWSWMNRSAVRYADALVEAVFRGFGLPEDTPIVASGGSMGGLAALVYPVYARRTPVAAAADSPVTDLVFHFGERDDLPRSILSAFGDYSCSLEEALCSASPLHLVEEMPRIRYYIVHGDRDDDVIKQYHPDKLVPVMKSLGLDVTYVEVPGMEHCRMGKAAEGFDRFIEESLGF, from the coding sequence ATGAACGACACCCTGGCCGACGCTGCCATCAGCATTGACAACATCGATCGGTTTGCCTTTACCAACGTGTCCATAGTCCGCCGGCCCGTCAAGGGCATAGTCCTGTCCTTTCACGGTCTGGGCTTCGGTTCGGAGATCACCGAGCAGAACGACCGCACCCGCCGGCTGGCAGACATGGGCGTAGTGTACATATTTCCCTACTACGGCCCCTGGAGCTGGATGAACCGCTCCGCCGTCAGATACGCGGACGCCCTGGTGGAGGCCGTGTTCCGGGGCTTCGGCCTGCCGGAGGACACCCCCATAGTCGCTTCCGGAGGCAGCATGGGCGGCCTGGCGGCGCTGGTGTATCCCGTGTATGCCCGCCGGACCCCGGTGGCTGCGGCGGCGGACAGCCCGGTCACTGACCTGGTGTTTCATTTCGGCGAAAGGGACGACCTGCCCCGCAGCATCCTCTCCGCCTTTGGGGACTACAGCTGCTCATTGGAGGAAGCCCTGTGCTCCGCCTCGCCCCTGCATCTGGTGGAGGAGATGCCCCGCATCAGATACTATATTGTCCACGGAGACAGGGACGACGACGTGATCAAACAGTACCATCCGGACAAGCTGGTGCCTGTGATGAAAAGCCTGGGGCTGGACGTCACCTACGTAGAGGTGCCCGGCATGGAGCACTGCCGTATGGGCAAAGCCGCCGAGGGCTTTGACCGGTTTATCGAAGAAAGCCTCGGCTTCTGA
- a CDS encoding pyruvate formate-lyase, whose amino-acid sequence MDRSLYNYIFNKEHHAFRRPFGRELAEDYAARGLSPEERMADRLKLVAAMEEPRILKGEQIVFLRTVTDVPHIFTPQEWEELQSRWHIHELGYMSNVCPDYARMIGTGLEEARRTADGLQRGIIDAILDLADRYRAEAERTGREDVARILARVPRYGAAGFREALQAFRIYHYFLWLEGDYHNTIGRFDQFMYPYLRKDLDEGVLTDAEAQELLDDFFLSFNKDSDLYTGVQQGDNGQSMMLGGRDSEGRDTFNRLSEMCLVSSRRLGMIDPKLNIRVNKDTPFEVYRLGTQLTKAGLGFPQYSNDDRVIPALIGLGYDPEDARDYTVAACWEFIIPGKGRDITNISALNLPLMAERAIRKDLASCRDFEAFFACVEREIREECDRIVAETDNVWFIPSPWLDMLMDEIKYRNYGIHGTGIASCADSLTAIKKYVFDEKTLSPERILRALETDYADDPELLHLLRYETPKMGRDEEEPDLMARRVLDAFGSALRGRKNKQGGIWKGGTATAMYYLWHAAEVGATPDGRRKNEPFGTNFSPNLFTETRGPLSVIRSFTRQNFDSAPNGGPLTLEFAGGIFSREDSIDKVAALVQYFIQRGGHQLQLNSVNPEAMRDAQLHPENHRSLVVRIWGWSAYFVELDKEYQDHVIARQEYTV is encoded by the coding sequence ATGGATCGATCACTCTACAACTACATCTTCAACAAAGAGCATCACGCCTTCCGGCGCCCCTTCGGCCGGGAGCTGGCGGAGGACTACGCCGCCCGGGGCCTGAGCCCCGAGGAGAGGATGGCGGACCGGCTGAAGCTGGTGGCCGCCATGGAGGAGCCCCGCATACTCAAGGGGGAGCAGATAGTCTTTCTGCGCACCGTCACCGACGTGCCCCACATCTTCACTCCGCAGGAGTGGGAGGAGCTGCAGAGCCGCTGGCACATCCATGAGCTGGGCTACATGAGCAACGTGTGCCCCGACTACGCCCGGATGATCGGGACGGGCCTGGAGGAGGCCCGCAGGACCGCGGACGGGCTGCAGCGGGGGATCATCGACGCCATACTGGACCTGGCAGACAGATACAGAGCCGAGGCGGAGAGGACCGGCAGGGAGGACGTGGCCCGCATCCTGGCCCGGGTGCCCCGCTATGGCGCCGCCGGCTTCAGGGAGGCCCTGCAGGCCTTTCGCATCTACCACTATTTCCTGTGGCTGGAGGGGGACTATCACAACACCATCGGCCGCTTTGACCAATTTATGTATCCCTATCTCCGGAAGGACCTGGACGAGGGCGTCCTCACGGACGCCGAGGCCCAGGAGCTGCTGGACGACTTTTTCCTGTCCTTCAACAAGGACTCGGACCTCTACACGGGGGTCCAGCAGGGAGACAACGGCCAGAGCATGATGCTGGGCGGCCGGGACTCCGAAGGCCGGGACACCTTCAACAGGCTGTCGGAAATGTGCCTGGTGTCCAGCCGGCGCCTGGGCATGATAGACCCGAAGCTGAACATCCGGGTGAACAAGGACACCCCCTTCGAGGTCTACCGGCTGGGCACTCAGCTCACCAAGGCAGGCCTGGGCTTCCCCCAGTATTCCAACGACGACAGGGTGATCCCCGCCCTCATAGGGCTGGGCTACGACCCGGAGGACGCCCGGGACTACACGGTGGCGGCCTGCTGGGAGTTCATCATCCCCGGCAAGGGCAGGGACATCACCAACATCAGCGCCCTCAATCTGCCTCTGATGGCCGAGAGAGCCATACGGAAGGACCTGGCCTCCTGCCGGGACTTTGAGGCCTTTTTCGCCTGCGTGGAGCGGGAGATACGGGAGGAGTGCGACAGGATCGTCGCCGAGACCGACAACGTGTGGTTTATCCCGTCCCCCTGGCTGGACATGCTCATGGACGAGATCAAGTACCGCAACTACGGCATACACGGCACCGGCATAGCCTCCTGCGCCGACTCTCTCACCGCCATCAAAAAATACGTGTTTGACGAGAAGACCCTGTCCCCGGAGCGCATACTGCGGGCCCTGGAGACGGACTACGCCGACGACCCCGAGCTGCTGCACCTGCTGAGATACGAGACCCCGAAGATGGGCCGGGACGAGGAGGAGCCGGACCTGATGGCCCGGAGAGTGCTGGACGCCTTTGGCAGCGCCCTCAGGGGCAGAAAGAACAAGCAGGGCGGCATCTGGAAGGGCGGCACCGCCACAGCCATGTACTACCTGTGGCACGCCGCCGAGGTGGGAGCCACCCCCGACGGGCGCCGGAAAAACGAGCCCTTCGGCACCAATTTTTCACCCAATCTCTTCACGGAGACCCGGGGCCCTCTGTCGGTGATACGCTCCTTTACCAGGCAAAACTTTGACAGCGCGCCCAACGGAGGCCCCCTCACCCTGGAATTCGCCGGCGGCATCTTTTCCAGGGAAGACTCCATAGACAAGGTGGCGGCTCTGGTGCAGTATTTCATCCAAAGGGGCGGCCACCAGCTGCAGCTCAACTCGGTGAACCCCGAAGCCATGCGGGACGCCCAGCTGCACCCGGAGAACCACCGGTCCCTGGTGGTGCGCATATGGGGCTGGAGCGCCTACTTCGTGGAGCTGGACAAGGAGTATCAGGACCACGTGATAGCCAGACAGGAATACACCGTCTGA
- a CDS encoding glycyl-radical enzyme activating protein, producing MSVTGIIFDIKEFALHDGEGVRTTVFLKGCPLRCLWCHNPEGQSPLPELFQKRGCRECGLCRRGCSHPDCRPFGRCLHVCPDNLITVAGRETDPVSLARELRRRSDAFGGITLSGGEPLLQPEFSLALLREFGGAEGDTCLETCGYAPPDVFRRVTEACRCVYMDLKLADPAEHKKYTGRDNALILANLETLRERRDGWLLRVPLIPGITDTEANLTALARLAGGAPVELLEYNLLAGAKYGGLGRRYGVAGGRCLSAGEAGRYFDNPRVRR from the coding sequence ATGAGCGTAACAGGTATCATATTTGACATCAAGGAGTTCGCCCTCCACGACGGCGAAGGCGTCAGGACCACTGTGTTTCTGAAGGGGTGCCCCCTCAGGTGCCTCTGGTGCCACAACCCCGAGGGACAGAGCCCTCTGCCCGAGCTGTTTCAAAAGCGGGGCTGCCGGGAGTGCGGCCTGTGCCGCAGAGGCTGCAGCCACCCGGACTGCCGGCCCTTCGGCAGGTGCCTGCACGTGTGCCCCGACAACCTGATCACGGTGGCGGGACGGGAGACCGACCCGGTCAGCCTGGCCCGGGAGCTGCGGAGACGCTCGGACGCCTTTGGCGGCATCACCCTCTCCGGAGGCGAGCCCCTGCTGCAGCCGGAATTTTCCCTGGCCCTGCTCCGGGAATTCGGCGGAGCGGAGGGCGACACCTGCCTGGAGACCTGCGGATACGCCCCGCCGGACGTGTTCCGCCGGGTGACGGAGGCCTGCCGCTGCGTGTATATGGACCTGAAGCTGGCAGACCCGGCAGAGCATAAAAAATACACCGGCCGGGACAACGCCCTCATACTGGCCAACCTGGAGACGCTCAGAGAGCGCCGGGACGGCTGGCTGCTGCGGGTGCCCCTCATCCCGGGCATCACAGACACGGAGGCCAACCTGACAGCCCTGGCCCGGCTGGCAGGCGGCGCCCCGGTGGAGCTGCTGGAATACAACCTTCTCGCCGGCGCCAAATACGGCGGCCTGGGCCGCCGCTACGGCGTCGCCGGCGGCCGGTGCCTCTCCGCCGGGGAAGCGGGCCGCTATTTTGACAACCCCCGGGTCCGGCGGTGA
- a CDS encoding ribonuclease J, whose protein sequence is MTLPFAPDSLAIIPLGGVMEIGKNMTCYAYGDDIIIVDCGLKFPDDDMPGVDIVIPDISFLEEHSDNIRGIYLTHGHEDHIGALPYVLRRINVPVYGTRLTLGFVSNKLEEHRLLDKASLFEVAAGDALTAGSFEIEYFQVAHSIPDTCGLVIRTPLGSVVQTADFKFDSHAVNGYTVDLTRLAEIGKEKIIAFLCDTTNVEKPGHTGSEQEVGESLDRIISEAPNRVILAAFASNIHRVQQVVDIAEKYGRRVAIVGRSMIENCRIAQILGYLRIPEEVQLGLSDLDSADPAGVVIITTGSQGEPLSALSQMAAEEHRYVDIIPGDTVIISATPIPGNEDAIINTINRLFSLGANVIYSPLHTVHVSGHANQEDIRMMLSFLKPENLIPVHGEPRHYYHFCRLAESMGYSGDHIFGLNAGDVLEITPEGVRTGKHVPSGSVLVDGLGVGDVEDLVLRDRFHLSTDGVIIAVITVDSKNKRLLAPPEIFSKGFAGDDIADTLLEPLPEQIDERLQVVFTDNGSNPEAIKSAVKRVISRHVYDATHRRPLVITVVTEF, encoded by the coding sequence ATGACCCTGCCCTTTGCACCGGACAGCCTGGCCATCATCCCCCTCGGAGGGGTGATGGAGATAGGCAAAAATATGACCTGCTACGCCTATGGTGATGACATCATCATAGTGGACTGCGGACTGAAGTTCCCCGACGACGACATGCCCGGGGTGGATATAGTCATTCCGGACATCAGCTTTTTGGAGGAGCACTCGGACAATATCAGGGGCATCTACCTGACCCACGGCCACGAGGACCACATCGGGGCGCTGCCCTACGTGCTGCGCAGGATCAACGTGCCCGTCTACGGCACCCGGCTCACTCTGGGCTTCGTGTCCAACAAGCTGGAGGAGCACCGGCTGCTGGACAAGGCCTCTCTCTTCGAGGTGGCGGCGGGAGACGCGCTCACGGCCGGCAGCTTTGAGATAGAATATTTCCAGGTGGCCCACTCCATACCGGACACCTGCGGCCTGGTGATCCGCACCCCTCTGGGGTCGGTGGTGCAGACGGCGGACTTCAAGTTCGACTCCCACGCGGTCAACGGCTACACGGTGGACCTGACCCGGCTGGCGGAGATAGGCAAGGAAAAGATCATCGCCTTTCTGTGCGACACCACCAACGTGGAAAAGCCCGGGCACACGGGCAGCGAGCAGGAGGTGGGCGAGTCTCTGGACAGGATCATCTCCGAGGCGCCGAACCGGGTGATACTGGCGGCCTTTGCCTCCAACATACACCGGGTGCAGCAGGTGGTGGACATTGCCGAAAAATACGGCCGCCGGGTGGCCATAGTGGGCCGTTCCATGATAGAAAACTGCCGCATCGCCCAGATCCTGGGCTATCTCCGGATCCCCGAGGAGGTACAGCTCGGCCTGTCCGATCTGGACTCGGCGGACCCTGCCGGGGTGGTGATCATCACCACCGGCAGCCAGGGGGAGCCTCTGTCGGCCCTGAGCCAGATGGCGGCGGAGGAGCACAGATACGTGGACATCATCCCCGGCGACACGGTCATCATATCGGCCACGCCCATTCCCGGCAACGAGGACGCCATCATCAACACCATCAACAGGCTCTTTTCCCTGGGGGCAAACGTCATCTATTCGCCCCTGCACACCGTCCACGTTTCCGGCCATGCCAATCAGGAAGACATACGCATGATGCTCAGCTTCCTGAAGCCTGAAAATCTCATCCCGGTCCACGGGGAGCCCCGGCACTACTATCATTTCTGCCGGCTGGCGGAGAGCATGGGCTACAGCGGGGACCACATCTTCGGGCTCAACGCGGGCGACGTGCTGGAGATCACCCCGGAGGGAGTCCGGACCGGCAAGCATGTGCCTTCGGGCAGCGTGCTGGTGGACGGCCTGGGCGTAGGCGACGTGGAAGACCTGGTCCTGCGGGACCGCTTCCATCTCTCCACCGACGGGGTCATCATAGCGGTCATCACCGTGGACAGCAAGAACAAGCGGCTCCTGGCCCCTCCCGAGATATTTTCCAAGGGGTTTGCGGGGGACGACATAGCCGACACCCTGCTGGAGCCTCTGCCGGAGCAGATAGACGAAAGGCTCCAGGTGGTGTTCACGGACAACGGCTCCAACCCGGAGGCCATCAAGTCCGCGGTGAAGCGGGTGATATCCCGCCACGTTTACGACGCCACCCACCGGCGCCCGCTGGTCATCACCGTAGTCACGGAGTTTTAG
- a CDS encoding YchF family ATPase — MKVGIVGASQSGKTTLFRALTRCKIAVQPIGSAKPNVGVVSVPDSRVDYFAEQYRPKKITYAPIEFTDVAPRPAGQKEFDASFFNDVRKSDAIVAVIRGFDNEYGEAPSPVSEIAAITDELLLADLTLIETRMERIEKSLHGAKKGAAGSPQQELEFMKKLQKCLEEGSRLKDLEYTEEEKKAMSGYDFLTLREVIAVLNVSEEELSEPGSVTGGFNSWCEENGVPHLALCASAEMEISQLSDEEEKEFLADMGIAEPARDALIKKTYDALGLISFITAGEPEVRAWTVKKGATALEAAAAIHTDIAKGFIRAEIANFEEILPAGSWENAKAQGIVKLYGKEHIIKDGDVLYIRCKA, encoded by the coding sequence ATGAAAGTAGGCATAGTAGGAGCGTCCCAGAGCGGCAAGACCACCCTGTTCAGGGCCCTGACCCGCTGCAAGATCGCCGTTCAGCCCATAGGCAGCGCCAAGCCCAACGTGGGTGTGGTCAGCGTGCCCGACAGCCGGGTGGACTATTTCGCAGAGCAATACCGGCCCAAAAAGATCACTTACGCTCCCATCGAGTTCACCGACGTGGCTCCGCGGCCCGCGGGGCAGAAGGAGTTTGACGCCTCCTTTTTCAACGACGTGCGCAAGTCCGACGCCATAGTGGCCGTCATCAGGGGCTTTGACAACGAATACGGCGAGGCCCCGTCTCCCGTCAGCGAGATAGCGGCCATCACCGACGAGCTGCTGCTGGCGGACCTCACCCTCATAGAGACCCGCATGGAGCGCATCGAAAAGTCCCTCCACGGGGCCAAGAAGGGCGCGGCCGGCTCTCCCCAGCAGGAGCTGGAGTTCATGAAAAAGCTCCAAAAGTGCCTGGAAGAGGGTTCCCGTCTGAAGGACCTGGAATACACCGAGGAAGAGAAAAAGGCCATGTCGGGCTACGACTTTCTCACCCTGCGGGAGGTCATAGCGGTGCTGAACGTGAGCGAGGAAGAGCTCTCGGAGCCCGGCTCCGTCACCGGCGGCTTCAACTCCTGGTGCGAGGAGAACGGCGTCCCCCACCTGGCGCTGTGCGCCTCGGCGGAGATGGAGATCAGTCAGCTGTCGGACGAGGAGGAAAAGGAGTTCCTGGCGGACATGGGCATTGCCGAGCCTGCCCGGGACGCCCTCATCAAGAAGACCTACGACGCCCTGGGGCTCATCTCCTTCATCACGGCCGGCGAGCCGGAGGTGCGGGCCTGGACGGTGAAAAAGGGAGCCACGGCGCTGGAAGCGGCGGCGGCCATCCACACGGACATAGCCAAGGGCTTCATCAGGGCCGAGATAGCCAACTTTGAGGAGATACTGCCTGCGGGCTCCTGGGAAAACGCCAAGGCCCAGGGCATAGTCAAGCTGTACGGAAAAGAACATATCATAAAGGACGGAGACGTCCTTTACATACGCTGCAAAGCGTAG
- a CDS encoding cupin domain-containing protein, producing MTRQNKEIAQRIMSLREDNGLTVEEMAAKLNMQPADYTIMESGEIDLPISLLETISQIFGIQFSILITGDEPKLRVYSVTRKGEGTHINRKQEYSYEALASNFQGKNMIPFEVTVPCTGDVPVATNGHEGQEFDYVLEGSIHIIIDDTVITLNQGDSIYFDSTHKHGMTAVGSTALLLVMVDA from the coding sequence ATGACACGCCAAAACAAAGAAATCGCCCAGCGGATAATGTCGCTGAGAGAAGACAACGGCCTGACCGTAGAAGAAATGGCAGCCAAGCTGAACATGCAGCCGGCGGATTACACCATCATGGAATCCGGCGAGATCGATCTGCCCATCAGCCTGCTGGAGACCATCAGCCAGATCTTCGGCATTCAGTTCAGTATCCTCATTACCGGCGACGAGCCCAAGCTGAGGGTCTACAGCGTCACCCGCAAGGGCGAAGGCACCCACATCAACAGAAAGCAGGAATACAGCTACGAGGCCCTGGCCTCCAACTTTCAGGGCAAGAACATGATCCCCTTTGAGGTCACCGTTCCCTGCACGGGCGACGTGCCCGTGGCCACCAACGGACACGAGGGGCAGGAGTTCGACTACGTCCTGGAGGGCAGCATCCATATCATCATCGACGACACCGTGATCACCCTGAATCAGGGGGACAGCATCTATTTTGACTCGACGCACAAACACGGGATGACCGCCGTGGGCTCCACGGCGCTGCTGCTGGTAATGGTGGACGCATGA
- a CDS encoding AMP-binding protein encodes MNGLLDRFLERTEFSSYADMKQNYRLKYPANYNFAYDVLEEWARTAPDKPALLWTNPEGEEKRFSFGEINAWANRVAHVLEDSGVGKGDVITLIMKRRWEFWPTIMACHKIGAVVIPVNHLMKKKDFVYRFHAVDVKAVVCVNENMVVREIEQAFEECPGIHTRILVGGSREGWKSWDELTAAAPSGWDRPCPAGGRDLMLMYFTSGTTGFPKIVAHDFLYSLGHIVTARYWQRCRDGGLHLTVSDTGWGKSVWGKLYGQWICGACVFVYDYDRFNAHELLSLVEKYRITSFCAPPTIYRFFVKEDLSRYDFSHLEHATTAGEALHPEVFNVFEKATGKKIYEAYGQTETVAVLGTFEGVEPRPGSMGVASPQFDVDTIDADFNPTEDGEDGDLVIRLPEGELPPGLLNCYYNDTEMIKEKIRHGFFFTGDMAWRDEDGYFWFVGRSDDIIKTSGYRVGPFEIESVLMEHPSVLECAITGAPDPIRGQVVKATVVLAKGYTPSDDLANELKDYVKKNTAPYKYPRIIEFIDEMPKTISGKIRRVELREKDKTNETSH; translated from the coding sequence ATGAACGGACTATTGGACAGATTTCTGGAGAGGACCGAGTTCTCTTCCTACGCGGATATGAAGCAAAACTACAGGCTGAAATATCCCGCGAACTACAACTTTGCCTATGACGTGCTGGAGGAGTGGGCCCGCACCGCGCCGGACAAGCCGGCCCTGCTGTGGACCAACCCCGAAGGCGAAGAAAAGCGGTTTTCCTTCGGCGAGATCAACGCCTGGGCCAACCGCGTGGCCCACGTCCTGGAGGACAGCGGAGTGGGCAAGGGGGACGTGATCACCCTCATCATGAAGCGCCGCTGGGAGTTCTGGCCTACCATCATGGCCTGCCACAAGATAGGCGCGGTGGTGATACCCGTCAACCATCTCATGAAGAAAAAGGACTTCGTTTACCGTTTTCACGCGGTGGACGTGAAGGCCGTGGTCTGCGTGAACGAAAATATGGTGGTCCGGGAGATAGAGCAGGCCTTTGAGGAATGCCCGGGCATACACACCCGCATTCTGGTAGGCGGCTCCCGGGAGGGCTGGAAGAGCTGGGACGAGCTCACAGCCGCGGCTCCCTCCGGGTGGGACAGGCCCTGCCCCGCCGGCGGCAGGGACCTGATGCTCATGTATTTCACCTCGGGCACCACGGGGTTCCCCAAGATAGTGGCCCACGACTTTCTGTATTCCCTGGGCCACATAGTCACCGCCCGTTACTGGCAGCGCTGCCGGGACGGCGGCCTGCACCTCACCGTGTCCGACACGGGCTGGGGCAAGAGCGTCTGGGGCAAGCTCTACGGCCAGTGGATCTGCGGGGCCTGCGTGTTCGTGTATGACTACGACCGCTTCAACGCCCACGAGCTGCTGTCCCTGGTGGAAAAATACCGCATCACCTCTTTCTGCGCGCCTCCCACCATCTACAGGTTCTTCGTCAAGGAGGACCTGTCCAGGTACGATTTTTCGCACCTGGAGCACGCGACCACCGCCGGAGAGGCCCTGCATCCCGAGGTGTTCAACGTGTTCGAAAAGGCCACCGGCAAAAAGATCTACGAGGCCTACGGCCAGACAGAGACCGTGGCCGTGCTGGGCACCTTTGAGGGCGTGGAGCCCAGGCCGGGCTCCATGGGAGTGGCGTCGCCCCAGTTCGACGTGGACACCATCGACGCCGACTTCAACCCCACCGAGGACGGAGAGGACGGCGACCTGGTCATCAGGCTGCCGGAGGGCGAGCTGCCCCCCGGGCTGCTGAACTGCTACTACAACGACACGGAGATGATCAAGGAAAAGATCAGACACGGCTTCTTCTTCACAGGCGACATGGCCTGGAGAGACGAAGACGGCTACTTTTGGTTTGTGGGCCGCAGCGACGACATCATCAAGACTTCGGGCTACAGAGTGGGCCCCTTTGAGATAGAGAGCGTGCTCATGGAGCACCCCTCTGTGCTGGAGTGCGCCATCACCGGCGCCCCGGACCCCATCAGGGGGCAGGTGGTCAAGGCCACCGTGGTGCTGGCGAAGGGCTACACCCCTTCGGACGACCTGGCCAACGAGCTGAAGGACTACGTGAAGAAGAACACGGCTCCCTACAAGTATCCCAGGATCATAGAATTCATAGACGAGATGCCCAAGACCATCTCGGGCAAGATACGCCGCGTGGAACTGCGCGAAAAGGACAAGACCAATGAAACCTCACATTAA
- a CDS encoding cupin domain-containing protein, protein MKPHIKEIASRIRFLREDAGISRESLAASLGIPIDKYVAYEAGEIEFPVSIMDDIATYFNIELSTIITGEEPKLKIYCVTRSGKGVTAKRFSDYNYEALAYKMANKNMEPFLVTIPYEEDAEIVFHSHPGKEFEFILEGSLEFTVNGKTITLREGDSIFLDSSYPHGIRAVGGKPCRVLAVIN, encoded by the coding sequence ATGAAACCTCACATTAAGGAAATAGCCTCCCGCATCCGCTTTCTGAGAGAGGACGCGGGCATATCCAGAGAGAGCCTGGCCGCCAGCCTCGGCATCCCCATCGACAAATACGTCGCCTACGAGGCGGGGGAGATAGAGTTTCCGGTCAGCATCATGGATGACATCGCCACCTATTTCAACATAGAGCTCTCCACCATCATCACCGGCGAAGAGCCCAAGCTGAAGATCTACTGCGTGACCCGCAGCGGAAAGGGCGTCACTGCCAAAAGGTTTTCCGACTACAACTACGAAGCCCTGGCCTACAAGATGGCCAACAAGAACATGGAGCCGTTTCTGGTGACCATCCCCTACGAGGAGGATGCGGAGATAGTGTTTCACTCTCACCCCGGCAAGGAGTTTGAGTTCATCCTGGAAGGCTCCCTGGAGTTCACCGTCAACGGCAAGACCATCACCCTCAGGGAGGGCGACTCCATATTTCTGGATTCCTCCTATCCCCACGGGATCCGCGCCGTCGGAGGCAAGCCTTGCAGAGTGCTGGCAGTGATCAACTGA